In Montipora capricornis isolate CH-2021 chromosome 4, ASM3666992v2, whole genome shotgun sequence, the DNA window TGCGTCAGGTTTTAATTGTTAGAAACAATGGTTGTATTGTGCAAGGATACACATCATGTTATAAGACGGAATACATTTGCAGAATACATCTGTCAGATGACTGACTGACGCATCCTCATACACTATTCACATTgaatgtctcgtgttagtgtagtcagaacgTTTTATTTATGCGCATAGCTCAGCTGGTACAAGCACATTAATTAAACCAACGATAGGAGGGCTCGAGATGAGTTAAAGAAACTTGGAAAATACCTGTATCACTCCGTGTTCCTTTTGGTAATAGGATGCAAAGCTGAGCTTATTATACCacaaatatatagaggatattacacagtggcgagaagatatgaattttatgttctcgtggcaagaacaatatctcataaaattcatatcttcgagccaacgtgtaatgttctttttattatatggagactataAACAACATTTTTCAATCCAAACCAGCAAAATATCTACATCAAAGAAAGTGTCCCATTATTACTTCATGTAAAATCAACAAATACATTACTTGCAAAAAATTTCGGACGATTTTAATTTCGGAGAAAAAGATATCTGAAAATTAAACCATTCGAAAAGTTCTTAGTTTCGTTGGATCGTGAGTACTAAAGGCACCCTCGGTCGAGTGTCCATCGATACCAACGATCGACACTTCATCGACATGTCTATCGGGTGTGGATGAGACCCTATCGACATGTTCAGTCAACACTTGGGCGACATGTCGATCGACACTCGGTCGATACTCGCTCGAAAGGGTAGATTGTCGGTCGAGTGGCGACCAACTCATGTGTCGGGCAGCAGTTACGActacgacatcgccacaaaacagtgatatcattggttaaaagagcataaataatcgtgctgcacttgcagcacggattttagcaagtatcttagccGGCCTCTGCATGATAACGACGAAGTGAAATCAGCAAATTTGACTTGGGTTTTCAGTGACGAcgacgtaagcatgcaacagagaatccttcattctccattttaactctgaaaccgctcgtaccaatatatttttaggatacttcgcccacattgtaggacgtaaAAGatactgaataatcgcgaaagactcatgatagagcaaagttatattctgaggtgacgttttcgtcgaccgctgccgtcgtagatcttaaattccctaatatcCTTATCGCGACCGCTGGTCGGACGATACTCTACCGACGCTTAGCTGAGTTTTATCGGTTTTCAAACTTTATACCTCTTTGTCTTAAtagttgattattattattatatggctgtgTCACACAAgaactgggaactaccaaattcacgaatttgattggctgaaatctatattgaatttgattggctgaaatctatattgaccgcggtctagattttgccatctagaccggtaatgttttgcggtaaaaaagttgcaaacctcggtcgtgtgtacagacctcactgcgttcggtctgtactcacgacctcggtcaagattctccaaTACAGACTTCCTGCTCGGTTGATAAGAGCTAATTATGATATCTCTTAGTCTTACAAATCTCGTCTTGCCGGTCCGTTTTGTAAGTAACGGATCCTCGTTTCTCCCCCTTATGGCCTGCGCGCTTTGTGTACATGTTAGTTTGGCCATAAATCAAAGAGGGGAAAAACTCAGTCCGTAACTTGCAGTACgtacctcgaactcggttagtaagaggtatttagtAATCGAGTGTGAGTGTGATCATCCGAATGACTGATAATAGTGCAAAATAGTCAAAAGCTAAAAAAcacactttttttctttaatatacTGCAAACGTTCTGCATGCGTATTGCTCCCTGTTTCGCACAAAAATTTCGGACAAAATTTCCGGACGCGGTAATACACTAACTGTTAACGCGATTTAACACTAACTACTATTATGTAAAACAGATAAACAAACTGAATAACGAACAACgtcaaaatgaaaattattgctGTTTGAAGTAAAAGGACTTTCATCGTACACAACATAGAAGACCGCCATGCTATTCCACCGCGAATTTACCTTCCCATTATAACACGTTTTCTAATCAATCATTTTTTCCCCAGAATAAACCTATTCAAGTGTTCCAACAATTAGAAGCGTCTTATTAGATTTCTTTTCAACCCCATAAAATTGGTGGACTTTTCAGACACGTTTATTGATCAAAGTAATGGTCTGACGTCTGTTGAATATAGGCTCATTTAACATTAAACGTATACTCCAAACTTGAGAATACGTGTGTACCCTAGTGACCGGGTGGAAAACAAGGCAAAATACATACATCTTATCCGATGGTTtcacatataatacgcgcggaaattttgcgagttgcgtagtatttttccgagccccgcaggggaATTATTcgatgttaaaccatcgaataattattattccactacaaaaatgttttattttgcttaaattttatttggtaagcgTTCTCTTGGctaaatatggtaaaatggcgtaatagtcgAATAATAAAAAGGCAGTGATTAACTGTTCTGTGACTCAAACGCAGTCGTCTCTGTATCTGGCGATATGCTGCCCACTGGTCAGTGTGCACAATTGAACCGGGTTGTACTTGGCGTTGTATAATGCCCAACAGAGTGGCCGCATTTCGTCGCAAGAGCTGCAGGTATGGTTGGCACGTACTGTGTATCGAACAAGCCACTGAAGTACCCATTTCTCTCTTCCAGTGGGGCTTCCCCTATGAAAATGCGAACGAAGATCATGTGTTATGTTCTCGTTTGGACTGTGAGCAATGCAGTCACGCCCAGAAAATAATGCATATatagcgagtttcaatcgagtgtcgtaaaaccaaaaccaaaaccaaagtaacaatgtgcacgcgcaagccacgattggttttggtttcacttctgattggttgaaaaagtggcgcgagaattttgaaccaatcactgagtgaagtaatgaaaaactAAAGCCATTCGCTAATTACTTCTATTCCAGATTTACTGAGTTTGATGAGTGAAACGAGTCCGATTACGAGTCCGATTACGATGCCAAGGAACACAACGCCGAACAAGACGTAAAGCACCGGGTGTTGTATTCAGTTAGTTGTGATTCGGTTGAGTGTAGACCCATTGACAGAATAAGAATGACATGGACCACTGCTGGATAAAGCGAGCCAATACCTGGCAACAACATTAAAAGGGTCAATTCTAAATCTCTCTTAATGTCCGTTTATATGTTTTAGGGTACGTTTCTGAACACCGAAAGCTTTCAGTTAGTTCACGACAGCCGCGAGTTTCACCTCTTAAATGCGCAAAtgacaaattgtttttaaactgGCTAAAAGGAAACAATTTAACTGACCAGTGGCATTTGTAACTCCGCTTTACTCAAACAAGTAGGTTGATCAATCAATTTATCACTGTGTTGACAAAAGATGTTTGTGCACATCAAATCTTCTTGTAATACTGCATAATGTGTCAACGTTAGACAGAAGCTTAAGAGCTCTGTACAGAAAGATTCCTAAATAGCGATAGCGAAACTCGTAGCATGTAGCGAATTGTTGTGATTTGTAGCGAGTAGTAGACTGCAAGCAGCATTTTTTGCTAAACTAAAATAAGTGCCAAACCATAGCGAGCGTGAAAGGCGTGCATCACAGAAAAGAAACAATAGCTTAACTCCATCAGCAAAAACGCGAAATAACTCTTTCTAATTCATTAGCAATCACCATTCCAAGTTTCAGAGAAATTGATCCATCGGCAAATATTTTACGAATTTTTTTAGCCAAGGCGATGAAGGCGTAATACTAACCTTAGTAATAACTGAGCGTTTTCAAAACCAACAAACAGCACCGCTGATTATGATAATGCTTTGTACTTTCTGCTCTAAACTAAAAGGAAGCGCATTTGGCAATGACAAGGAACAAGCGGGATCAGTGGCTTTGCGCTGTCTTGTTATCTCACGACAATATTGTTTATGATATTAGAGAACCCATAATTTTATAATGGAGGGCGAGTCTTAAAGTTCTTGCCAGATCTATATTTGATTGGTCACAAGTTGCAAAATAGAGTTCTCAGTTCAAAGGCCTATGTAGCAACAATTCCAAACTAAGATGCGCTCCCCAGCACCCTCTCTATCTTGATATGGTATtgtatattatatattttacattGTAGTGCGTGTGTTAAGCCCGGTCGTCAACACATtggtgacaaagcacaattttctacgtttattgggaaaaaagctggaaaaaataccatttttctccgcgacaaacaaaattacgtatatcgcatgCGCAGAatatacgttgagtacgcacgacgaatattgagcgcgctatgaccacatttggacattgtcacaatgtgttgaataataaaaaattatatcaggagtttgagtagccaatcagcgctggCGTTCAGCGCTAActactgttttagtatatactaaagagAAATACACCATAGTCGGTATATAGGATTTGGATTGCTCTAGGACGCACGCTATGTTATAATTCAGTTTGTCCAATAAAATGGCCACAGTAAAATTGAAGTCATCGTTCTCTTTCTTGTCTTTCGGGCTCAACCAACCTGTCTCAGTCTGAAACCCTCTATTTCTAAGAGTTCCTGTCTGGGAAACCATGATCCTAAACCCCATTCGTCAGTTCGCGTCTTTCATGCTTCCAAAGGCGTAGCCAAGGAAAGAAAGTCAAATCAGTCAGGTACATTAGAAAACCATAGCAAACACTGACCCTCTCTTTTACATAAGAGAGATCTCATACAGCTCACCGTGTCGGATTTACAGTCTTGGAAATGGTTCTGAATTCCGACGATTTATCGAAACAACGCATAGCACTGATGATGACTGAATGCAATTATTGCGAAACGACGGTTACGAGGCCAGCAAGGCGCTTCTAAAGTGACATTTGGCTCGGTTCTTCCCAACCCTCCCCCTTCCCTCAGTTTCCCTGAAACCATCAGGGATTTTCCAAGTCTTAAGGTGAGGTTTGCATAAACTCTGGTATATTTACTTGCGTCTTTAGTTCCAACGGCTGCGACGAATTCCCACTTTCAGCACAAAAATCTGGCTCCACACTCCGAAAATCTCGGTAAAGTACACGGGACGGTAGATTTTCGAGTCTAAACAGAACAAACTGAAGGCATCTTAGGCACTCTACCAGAAATTATAGGAGGGCCGAGCACATCTTTAGCGGCGTGCTCGGCACTCCAAACAGTATTGGTACCGTGCTGATGTTTTGCAGTGCCGCGCCAATTCTAGTGTGAGTGTAAAAGGggttttagtggtttttcgcgTCCGAGACTTTTCCAAAGGCGTAGAATCAATGCCAACTTTCTGAATGGGGGAAATCAATCGCCCCTAACCCAGGGACCTCTTCTTTATTGTTCAAGTTTATCAAGCAAAATTTACACTGGATTGATAAGCACGCCTCTCCATGCCGTACCTTTTGCCAAGAAGACAGAATCAAGCGGGCATTTACTCTTTTCTTGCAAAGTATCTATGGTCTCTATGGAGTTTCGTAAAAGCGTGATTaagaaaggcagtgccttttTAAGTACTGGCTAAAGATAATTTATTCCTTCGCCATTCAATGGTAATACCACCAGTTAAATCCTTCTCCAGGATCCGGTGCTTCCCTTTTAAAAAACGCTAGTTCTTGTTTGTACAGTTAACAGGAAATAAGAAGTTTTGTTCTGAATATCAACATAGTCGTTGTGACATCATCATGAAATAGTCTTGGGCGATTAAAACAAAGTAAGTTCAATAAataccctcatgcccatgtaaAATGATGAGCAGCCTGATGCATAAATGGAATGAAATAAATCCTTTGTAACTACcggtagagcggttttcaaatgagtgtcgtaaaaccaaaccaaagtaattactttggccaatcaaaaaggacggagacaatccagtaaaccaatcaaaactcgaagtaattacgcgtagccgacacaaagcgtggaaaaatgtgcacgcgcgagccacgattggttttggtttcacttctgattggttgaaaaaatggtgcgagaactttgaaccaatcactgagtgaagtaatgcaaaaccaaagtaatccactaattactttcgacactcaattgaaaactgctctaattcAATTCATTCAATCCAATAAATATGTTCTTTGGCCTCGGCAATATCCTCTCACAAATCTTCTTACCATTTTTCATTAACTTTGCCTTATACGCAATGCGTACTGGACAAAAGcttacgtgtagccgtaccctcccCCACTTCAGTCTACCTATGTCATATCGatgtttacattaaaaaaaaatagaagtCATCGCCATGACTACAATACGGACATTTTTAATTATCTTGCCAACTACTCTTTaagctcagagaaaattaaCTCATTAACCCGCCCGGTTGGAAGTAAACGAGGATTTACGAAAGTAAACTTGACACCAGAACAAAAGATGATACTCGAACCACCGATGCCGTACCCAGATGGAGGGCCATGGATTTTTGAGTATATTTCGTAGCAGTAATCTTTTGTTAAAGGAACCGGCTTCTCAAACAGaacatcaaaaacaaaacaccgCTTGGACTTATGGAGTATCGATGAAAATGGACCTGCTTCTAGTGAGAAGATCATCTTACCAAAGGGAGAATTCCGTGCATCTTTGAATATTCTGAGCTCAACAGAATAAACTGCGTCCGACTTACTGCCAAAAAAGTTTACACCATAGAGTTCAATGTCACGGTCAACAATGAAAGACACCATGTTTTCAAATTCTGACTTCTCTTTGCAGCTAAATTTCACTACATTAAACCTACTACAGCGCATCAACATAGGCCCGCGTTTTGAAACTGGAAATTCCATTGGCGAACTTTTCACTGCACTGAAATGTTTAATCAAATTGTAAACTTCATCGTCCGAGAGAATTCTGGTGTTTATAACAACTGCGGAAAATTCATCCTGCGTCATAATGGGAAAGCGAATTGCTTTTATGATCCGTTCTCCGATGATGTTTCTTTTCTCTCTTCCATCTGCGACTACATCTCGCCTTGCCAATTCCTTGTCTGCCCACTGAACCACACCTTTAAACAATTCCACCTCCGGGATGTAAAGGGTATCCCTTTTAACAAGTTCTTCAAGTAAAGGTCTGTCAATTATTCCAAATCCTTCCGATTTCACAGCAGCGTTGGTTTGTTTGTCGATCAACTTCCAGCATCGATTAACTAGCTTCTCCTCGTCATATTTCCGTGCAGACACCAAGATGGTAAATACGTTGGATGGATCCAAGTGATCCTGCAGATATTCCGTGCATTTAACGGCCAGAGAAGGCACCATATATTTCTTCGCTAAATACAACACTCCCATAACATTACTTCCGCTTAAGGTCACTTCATCGCTGTACAAATAACGAAACAACTCCAACAGACTCTCGTACTCACAGTCAGGCATTTCAATGGAGTCACTAGTCTCCGCTAGGTCACCGTAAAACATGGCTTCAAACACAGGACTGCCAATCGATAGCATTAACTTGTGAGCTGGAATCGCTTGTTTGCTTTCACTTTCGTCATCGCTCTTGCGAACCACAAACTTCACATCGCTGAAGAGGTCGTTGTTGAACATAAACGTAGTTCTTTCTCTGATAGTGGGTTTCTTTGTTTGCCAGTTTTCCTCACGGAACGACATGTtttcatgaggagcttaacttgggtcaggaatgtgggtccccgctgtttaggtaaaaacaaaataaccaAAATCTCAGTgagagttgtaacaagactcacactaaaagggcagagcgagagacaaagggagagagacGATCGacgtgttaatctcgacacatttgttgggccgacttcgtcatacagttttaatgacgacaaataactcaaattactttaaattaattttgagtgatgtgtcaaaatagtccGGAGGCACAGTcaatcaatctgaaatattttctaaaacacggtttacaacggccagcatcatgcaattaaaaaatggaaaattatttctttattctctttatttcaaattaatttaaacacaggcaaattatatcttaactttcaggctaccgagatgcaacttgttttgcctggcatacacttttctcaacagcaacggtgaattggttcttttctgattttaaagcaatccatttttaagttttatacttatggaactcgataactgaggaataaaactcaacagctattacaccttcgaacatctgcttccctaattctccggttaaacatgaagcgttagtgatgtattggtatatttgttaatttaaacacaggcaaattattttgtcagttaactttcaggctaccgagatgcaacttgttttgcctggcatacacttttctcagcagcaacggtgaattcagcgaattggttcttttctgattttaaagcaaaccatttttaagttttatgcttatgaaactcgataactgaggaataaaactcaacagctattacaccttcgaacatctgcttccctaattctccggttaaacatgaaacgcgttagtgatgtattggtgtatttgttaatttaaacccaggaaaattatttcttaactttcaggctgccgagatataacttgttttccCTGGCATACaattttctcaacagcaacggtgaattcagtgaattggttcttttctgattttaaagcaaaccattttaagttttatacttatggaactcgataactgaggaataaaactcaacagctattacaccttcgaacatctgcttccccgctaattctccggttaaacatgaaacgttagtgatgtattggtgtatttgttaatttaaacacaggcaaattattttgtcagttaactttcaggctaccgagatgcaacttgttttgcctggcatacacttttctcaacagtaacggtgaattggttcttttctgattttaaagcaaaccatttttaagttttattatacttatggaactcgataactgaggaataaaactcaacagctattacaccttcgaacatctgcttccctaattctccggttaaacatgaaacgttagtgatgtattggtgtatttgttaatttaaacacaggcaaattatttcttaactttcaggctaccgagatataacttgttttgcctggcatacacttttctcaacagcaacggtgaattggttcttttctgatttaaaACAAAGCATCtctaagttttatactcatagAACACTATAACGgaggaataaaaataaacagctattacaccttcgaacataattctccggttaaacatgaaatgttagtgatgtattggtgtatttgttaatttaaacacaggcaaattattttgtcagttaactttcaggctggcgagatgcaacttgttttgcctggcatgcacttttctcaacaacaacggtgaattggttcttttcttattttaaagcaaaccgtttttaagttttatacttatggaactcgataactgaggaactgggaaatttagaatgcccaattgtagctgtgtaaaattttattgcgggctaattgatttcccagcatgtcacagggaggcacattcaTTATTAATCACAGACCTATCAAtttcctagctgcaatcatgatatcctgatatcatgaaattgaacctaacagcaattattttacctcaacgtttgagcgtgagcctgtataccgggaaggcttccagcaccgaattccccgacgtcaacattgtttactgcctccataactcgtttgaaaacatgaatacagaaatccatgacattcagacgaagactgctcaattaatccccccacagaggccaaccaaagttattccgtaagcttcgtccacgtttttaccagaatttcggacggcgagtctaatctgcaggtcgcaggtcgcaggtcacaggttgcaggtcattgtttcaccaatacagaaagtatcctaaacattcttaaaagctaaccttaggcctaattaggcctaaacaaaagtttttaggcctaaggttagcttttaagaatgtttaggatactttctgtattggtgaaacaatgactgcaacctgtgacctgcgacctgcgatctgcagattagacccgccgaatttcggaacgtgatcaccattttcccgcaaaaaattaccgacttgaaggcgacaaatctctcttcgaaagagctgaaaaaactttccttcgacaaattggctaacattttaccctggatgccagaggtcttctcgctcaccagcggcgaggagcgtcgaagtagtgctggtcggcgagagacgacggcgacctgtaccatttttcccctggtgagagagttaatccataaatcctatagaacgaaaaatggttccgtgtcccagcactaaccgccactgtcgatacgcgcaaacgaactgaaatagatttgtgttccccacaaaattcatctcgcccctaaatatggtcattcaataaaaaaaaaaactacttttttctgcttaacgtaagttcacagtacaatctgatcgatcctgaatgctttaacacttttctaaatacgaaacaccttttgcGTTCTGTTTTTAGCCTTCgttgatggatatctacaccgtcaggagacgaccagccgagaattcctgagtcggcttaagctcctcatgctACGATAATAAACAGCTGCCGAATGAACGAGAACGCTTGGAACACTTGCACACCGACTCCGTTTAATCTAAGGTCCCGTTCTTCCCTTATCTCCTGACAACCAATTACGCTTGACCTATCCCATGAACAGCATGGCAACTGAAAACAATAGATCGTTTTtgttgtcacgcaacaaaaattaatttgaaaccgttcaatgaaaaaggctcgaaaaaggccaagaacttagAAAGTCggaataaacaatttttttaaaccaccTCTCTAATTCTCAGATCTGTGCGCTACATCGTTTCTGTCGTTTTTCGAAGCGTTTCACGAGACTTTATTGAGTGTATGGAGTcaccaatagaccatattcgtattctcagtaatggactggaactagcttgcaatggaggctaatgcgggggaatcttttcaaatgcaaatactttttaatatattcccccgcattagcctccattgcaagctagttccagttcAATACTGAGAATGCGAATATAGTCTATTCATTCACCCTTGTCACGCGACAGTGGAATCGAATAGATGGAGCCACGAGTCTGATCTTTCggtcggtagcctcgcagctcctacaaggtctcacctgaattggagaccacccttgaggtttaacaaaagaacaaataacagaaacaatggaccctaggcctaaaacaaaagggctgcaactctatcctctagggtccattgtttctgatatttgttcttttgttaaaccttaagggtggtctccaatcaggtgagaccttgtaggagctgcgaggctaccgcgGCTTTCCGTACTGGGTCTTTCGGTTTAGGAAACAAATTCCCGTGGCGCCATCTACTCGATTCCATGCAAAGATTGTGACAAGAGCTATATCGGGGAAACCAAACGCAAATTTTCTACTCGCCTTAAAGAACACCAGAAAGCGGTGGAACATAAACACTCGCAAAAGTCAGCTTTAGCTGAACATTGTTTACGTTCTGGTCACACTGTCTCTTGGGAGGCGTCCAAGATCCTACGCACAAATGCTAATATTGACGCAATCGACGCATTCTTGAGGCTTGGGAAATTAACACTTGCAGGAATCCGCTTAATCGTGATGATGGCATGCATTTGCCGCATGAATTTCTAAATCTTGCCTTGAGGGacagaatttaataataatagactCGAATTTGGCATACTATAAGAAACGTGTTTTTTGcgaattattttttcattttcccctGATGAAGGTTGAAGGTTCAACCGAAAAGTTGGGACTTTTAAAACATTGTACATATTCTTATACTAGGCCTAGGGaaaatcgaagcttaggcgagtgcgctcGATATTTGTAGGGGTACAGGTAGATATTTATGGggaagggtggatggttcgtgcggtAGATAAATGTTATTACTGCATaaatgaacgtgacaacttgttaaatgtaatcattaactatttatttggaattctacaagtaaacaactactgaaaattactctaaaatggaactgttacttgcaagtcttttcagcttgtggtattaaagacttgagattacttttctgtgctgaacgctggaACACAATAAATTGTGTTTGAACAGGAACGTGTGTATTTTAGCGAGAAATAGCGgtcaataaagttattatttgaaTTAACAGGAAATCACGTGTAACATTCTATAGAATTTGGTGTCCACTTTGGAACTAAACTGAAGTGAACATGAACATTCTGaattggaaaaaaggatttttgaACTTTGGTTGATAACAACATTTGTTGGAGCTTCAAATAGCCTCTAGTGAAACATGAATCATGAGTTAAAAACTGTTTCTGGATCTTTTAGGACAGCTCAAAATACAGAATATGATATCCAACATAATCTTTGTTTAGTGATTTTATATTTGTCGCGGCTAGATTCTTTACGGACGTAGGCATTTAATGGTTTACTTACATTACACctcaatttcacagttttcaaaggaaatcattCATCAAAGCCTTGCGTGGAATGTGTGTGCGAATCACCTCATTAACTTTTTCAGTATTAtcgtttagtttgttgatttcagtgccgtaaatatcacaagtcatgatgagatGGCGCCGCCGAgcttcatatctcggtagatttactttgtggcacaacggccccCGAGCTAAACAAGCCGGTTTCATGTGAGCGCCAGGAGCCGCACACATTTTccgaggacagtgacgaaccatgcttaatacaaagtaaaattgtAGTGAGCGTGGAGGACCCACGAATCgccacgtgcgttagttcgtcaaagtgaggcaaaatgtaaccaagcgcctcaaagcgaggcaaaagtgtgtcgacgacgaaaatgcaatctcgaaaaaacttcccttattaATTGCACAGGAAACCCAACAGTGCACAAAACGcccaacacaaattaggggttgcgttctcgtacctcgaacgcaacaATTTTAACCAGAGTAACGTTCTTATTTCTTAATATGTTTCTATCACCTGGTTACAGgaccaattttaaaatttattataaCATATTTCTATAGCGCTCTATCCTTAGCTCAGAGCCCTTCACAAAGTTAAAAAGAGATTGATAATTTATATGCTTATTAAAAATCACACCTTTGTTTCTTGCTTGCCTTATCAGAAGAGTTTATAGGATCTTTTCCAAGGAGAATTTGAGAAAAGGATGGACGAGGGCGAAACTGAGAACCTAAGAGTTTTTACAAGTAGTTCAGTCTTGTCAGAGTTTTAACTTCAAACAGATAGAAGACATTCATTTGCCTACATAGCCA includes these proteins:
- the LOC138044480 gene encoding BTB/POZ domain-containing protein 6-like, which encodes MSFREENWQTKKPTIRERTTFMFNNDLFSDVKFVVRKSDDESESKQAIPAHKLMLSIGSPVFEAMFYGDLAETSDSIEMPDCEYESLLELFRYLYSDEVTLSGSNVMGVLYLAKKYMVPSLAVKCTEYLQDHLDPSNVFTILVSARKYDEEKLVNRCWKLIDKQTNAAVKSEGFGIIDRPLLEELVKRDTLYIPEVELFKGVVQWADKELARRDVVADGREKRNIIGERIIKAIRFPIMTQDEFSAVVINTRILSDDEVYNLIKHFSAVKSSPMEFPVSKRGPMLMRCSRFNVVKFSCKEKSEFENMVSFIVDRDIELYGVNFFGSKSDAVYSVELRIFKDARNSPFGKMIFSLEAGPFSSILHKSKRCFVFDVLFEKPVPLTKDYCYEIYSKIHGPPSGYGIGGSSIIFCSGVKFTFVNPRLLPTGRVNELIFSELKE